TTGATCCTGCCGGTTAACTTTAACGCTGTCGCATAAAAAATTAAAATGCATAAATATGCATAATACGCAGAATGCAAATTGTCAGATAATTCTAAAACGACAAAGTGTGTTTAAAAAGTGAACTATTAACGAAATTGCATGAAAGGAATAGAGATGGAACATATAAAAATCAGACAAAATGAAGAATTTATTAAACTTGGTCAGGCATTAAAGGCTGTTGGAGCAGTTGAGTCCGGCGTAGAAGCAAAAGAAGTGATCCAAGAAGGGCTTGTTTTAGTGAATGGCGAGATTGATACCAGAAGAGGACGCAAGTTATAC
This Ruminococcus hominis DNA region includes the following protein-coding sequences:
- a CDS encoding RNA-binding S4 domain-containing protein codes for the protein MKGIEMEHIKIRQNEEFIKLGQALKAVGAVESGVEAKEVIQEGLVLVNGEIDTRRGRKLYEGDLVEFDGIQIKIEK